In Granulicella mallensis MP5ACTX8, the sequence TCAGGCAGCCCAGGAAGCCGTTGAACGCGGCCTGAAGTTTGCCTATATCGGCCGCAAACAGAAGAAGCGGCAGTTCCGTTCGTTGTGGATCGTGCGCATCGGCGCCGCGGCCCGCATCAACGGCATGAGCTATTCGACGTTTATCAACGGCCTCAAGAAGGCGGGCAACGGTCTCGATCGCAAGATCCTCGCCGACATCGCCGCCAACGATCCCGCAGGTTTTGCCGCACTCGCTGTGCAGGCCAAGGCCGGGCTCGAGAGCGCCAAGAAGGTTGCGGCGTAACTTTCCGCAGGCAGGACTGAAAGAAGGGCGTGGCTTCGGCCACGCCCTTCTTTCTTGTACACGCCCTTTTATTTTGTAATGGTCCATGTCGAGGACTTTTAGGGTGTTTGCAATCGCTCTGTTATGGGCGGTCCG encodes:
- the rplT gene encoding 50S ribosomal protein L20 is translated as MPRVKRSTKRSDRRKKILKRASGYFLTKSKLYQAAQEAVERGLKFAYIGRKQKKRQFRSLWIVRIGAAARINGMSYSTFINGLKKAGNGLDRKILADIAANDPAGFAALAVQAKAGLESAKKVAA